One segment of Neoarius graeffei isolate fNeoGra1 chromosome 20, fNeoGra1.pri, whole genome shotgun sequence DNA contains the following:
- the LOC132869263 gene encoding aquaporin-8-like, with protein MNTCQSKTNSDTDVCHSVSMFDIEPEEEKTIIHRLVYVFQPYIQPCIAELVGSMLFIFTGCMSVIENPQDTGSLQPALAHGLALSIVIALFGQISGGHFNPAVSVSVCLIGGLNVILLVPYIMVQLCGGLIGAALAKSISLPHNYYNASGGAFNTVKEQAQVEPAVIAEMVMTLFLTMSVCMGAVNGKTRTLLAPFCIGLTIAADILAGGAVSGACMNPARAFGPAAVANYWTYHWIYWVGPMTGALLTATLIRLMLGDEKIRVILK; from the exons ATGAACACATGCCAATCAAAAACCAACTCAGACACAGACGTGTGTCACTCAGTTAGTATGTTCGACATAGaaccagaagaggagaagaccaTAATCCACCGCTTGGTTTATGTGTTTCAGCCCTATATCCAACCCTGTATAGCTGAACTGGTGGGCTCAATGCTTTTCATCTTCACTGGCTGCATGTCCGTCATAGAGAATCCGCAGGACACTGGGAGTCTGCAGCCAGCTCTAGCACATGGCCTAGCACTGAGCATCGTCATAGCACTGTTCGGACAGATCAG TGGAGGTCACTTCAACCCCGCTGTCTCTGTATCTGTTTGCCTGATCGGGGGTCTTAATGTCATCTTACTGGTACCGTATATTATGGTGCAACTGTGTGGTGGACTCATTGGAGCAGCTCTGGCTAAA AGTATCTCATTACCACATAATTACTACAATGCATCTGGTGGTGCGTTTAACACAGTCAAAGAGCAAGCTCAGGTTGAGCCTGCGGTTATAGCTGAGATGGTCATGACACTGTTCCTGACCATGTCGGTGTGTATGGGGGCGGTGAATGGCAAGACACGTACCCTACTAGCTCCATTCTGTATTGGACTGACAATTGCAGCTGATATCTTAGCAGG AGGAGCAGTCTCTGGAGCATGCATGAACCCAGCACGTGCTTTTGGACCAGCAGCAGTGGCAAATTACTGGACATATCACTGGATCTACTGGGTCGGGCCCATGACTGGTGCACTACTCACTGCCACACTTATTAG GTTGATGTTGGGTGACGAGAAGATTAGAGTGATACTGAAGTGA